One window from the genome of Streptococcus salivarius encodes:
- the hemW gene encoding radical SAM family heme chaperone HemW: MQTKPTSAYVHIPFCTQICYYCDFSKVFIKNQPVDDYLRALIREWELLDIKELRTLYIGGGTPTAISAEQLDYLLSNLQKNLDLSKLEEFTIEANPGDLTVDKIEVLKKSAVNRVSLGVQTFDDKHLRQIGRSHNQAQIYESIDSLKAAGFHNISIDLIYALPGQTMDQVKENVRKALELDIPHLSLYSLILEHHTVFMNKMRRGKLNLPTEDLEAEMFDYIIQELEDNGFEHYEISNFTKPGMESRHNLMYWNNDEYYGVGAGASGYVNGVRYRNRGPIQHYLKAIAEDGHARLHEEHLTKAEMMEEEFFLGLRKKSGVSIKRFEEKFGLSFADTYGDIVKKLQEDGLLVKDPEVVRMTKRGLFLGDSVAEQFILED, from the coding sequence ACCAACGTCAGCCTATGTGCACATTCCATTTTGCACACAAATTTGTTATTATTGTGACTTTTCTAAGGTCTTTATTAAAAATCAGCCCGTTGATGACTACCTACGGGCTTTGATTCGTGAGTGGGAGCTTTTAGATATCAAGGAGCTTCGCACCCTTTATATTGGTGGTGGGACACCGACAGCTATTTCTGCGGAGCAATTGGACTACCTTTTAAGTAATCTTCAGAAAAATTTGGATTTGTCTAAGTTGGAGGAGTTTACCATTGAGGCCAATCCTGGGGATTTGACGGTTGATAAGATTGAGGTGCTCAAAAAATCAGCTGTAAATCGCGTATCTTTAGGGGTTCAGACCTTTGATGACAAGCACTTGCGTCAAATTGGTCGCAGTCACAATCAAGCACAGATTTATGAAAGTATTGATAGCTTAAAGGCTGCTGGTTTTCATAATATTTCCATTGACCTTATTTATGCACTACCTGGTCAAACTATGGATCAGGTCAAGGAAAATGTGAGAAAGGCACTGGAACTGGATATTCCACACCTAAGTCTCTATAGTTTGATATTGGAACATCATACGGTCTTTATGAATAAGATGCGTCGGGGTAAGCTCAATCTTCCGACTGAGGACTTGGAGGCAGAGATGTTTGACTATATTATCCAAGAGTTGGAAGACAATGGTTTTGAGCACTACGAGATTTCAAACTTTACCAAACCTGGGATGGAGAGTCGACATAATCTCATGTATTGGAATAATGATGAGTATTATGGTGTGGGTGCTGGAGCCTCTGGTTATGTTAATGGTGTTCGTTATCGCAATAGAGGGCCTATCCAGCATTATCTAAAGGCTATAGCTGAGGATGGTCATGCTAGACTTCACGAGGAGCATCTGACTAAGGCGGAGATGATGGAAGAGGAGTTCTTCCTTGGCTTGCGTAAAAAGTCGGGAGTGTCCATCAAACGTTTTGAAGAGAAGTTTGGCTTGTCATTCGCGGATACTTATGGAGACATTGTGAAAAAACTACAGGAAGATGGGCTCTTGGTCAAGGATCCAGAGGTGGTTCGTATGACCAAACGAGGACTCTTTTTGGGTGATAGTGTCGCTGAGCAATTTATCTTGGAGGATTAG